One Novosphingobium sp. G106 DNA segment encodes these proteins:
- a CDS encoding zinc-dependent alcohol dehydrogenase — translation MRALTWHGKHDVRVDTVDDPEILNPRDAIIKITATAICGSDLHLYDGYIPTMQKGDILGHEFMGEVVETGAKSTLQKGQKVVVPFTIACGSCYHCGKHQYSACDNGNPADNQDIGRELYGQPMSGLFGYSHMTGGYAGGQAEYVRVPFSDVGPIVVPDDIEDEKVLFLSDILPTGWMAAENAQIEPGDTVAVWGCGPVGLFAVQSAFLMGAARVIAIDHFPHRLELAGKFGAETINFEESKTYEALMEMTGGIGPDAVIDAVGLEAHGFFVDNVIDQIKASMFLGTDRTHSIRQAILACRKGGRVSMPAVYGGFVDKFPLGAFMEKGLTLKTGQTHVQHYMPALLNAVVEGKIDTTFLISHTLPLEDAPKGYKMFHDNQNEVTKVVLKPDLALAAE, via the coding sequence ATGCGCGCGCTCACCTGGCACGGCAAGCACGACGTCCGCGTCGATACGGTCGACGATCCCGAAATCCTCAACCCACGCGATGCGATCATCAAGATCACCGCGACGGCCATTTGCGGGTCGGACCTCCATCTCTACGATGGTTACATTCCCACGATGCAGAAGGGCGATATCCTCGGCCACGAATTCATGGGCGAGGTGGTCGAGACCGGTGCCAAGAGCACGCTGCAGAAAGGCCAGAAGGTCGTGGTCCCTTTCACCATCGCCTGCGGCAGCTGCTACCACTGCGGCAAGCACCAATATTCAGCTTGCGACAACGGCAACCCTGCCGACAACCAGGACATCGGCCGAGAACTCTACGGCCAGCCCATGTCGGGGCTGTTCGGCTACAGTCACATGACTGGCGGCTACGCCGGCGGCCAGGCCGAATATGTCCGCGTGCCCTTCAGCGACGTCGGTCCGATCGTCGTGCCGGACGATATCGAGGACGAGAAGGTTCTCTTCCTCTCCGATATCCTGCCCACGGGCTGGATGGCCGCCGAAAACGCCCAGATCGAGCCCGGCGATACGGTCGCCGTCTGGGGCTGCGGTCCGGTCGGGCTTTTCGCCGTGCAGTCGGCGTTTCTCATGGGGGCAGCGCGCGTTATCGCCATCGACCACTTCCCCCACCGCCTGGAACTCGCCGGGAAGTTCGGCGCCGAGACGATCAACTTCGAGGAATCGAAAACCTACGAGGCGCTCATGGAGATGACCGGCGGCATTGGTCCCGACGCTGTGATCGATGCGGTCGGCCTCGAGGCGCATGGCTTTTTCGTCGATAACGTCATCGACCAGATCAAGGCGTCGATGTTCCTGGGCACCGACCGCACGCATTCTATACGCCAGGCGATCCTCGCCTGCCGAAAGGGCGGCCGTGTCTCGATGCCCGCGGTCTATGGCGGCTTCGTAGACAAGTTTCCGCTGGGCGCCTTCATGGAGAAGGGCCTGACGCTCAAGACCGGGCAGACCCACGTCCAGCACTACATGCCGGCGCTGCTCAACGCGGTCGTCGAGGGCAAGATCGATACGACCTTCCTCATCTCGCACACCTTGCCGCTCGAAGACGCGCCGAAGGGCTACAAGATGTTCCACGATAATCAGAACGAAGTGACCAAAGTCGTGCTCAAGCCCGACCTGGCGCTCGCCGCCGAATAA
- a CDS encoding SDR family oxidoreductase: MANKFAIVTGASTGIGFELASIAAENGYDLLVVADEPLIDAAAADFRSHGVEVTSIEADLATLEGVDRLLAAGGGRQVDLLCANAGRGLGHGFLEQDVADWRRVIDTNVTGTIYLLQKVLKDMVARDGGKVLITGSIAGFIPGSFQAVYNGTKAFIDSFADAIRNEIKEAKGVTVTTLMPGPVETEFFDRADMLDTNVGASDSKSDPADVARDGWEALMKGEAHIVSGWKNKVQATLAHVTPASVLAEQHRHMAEPGSAKK; this comes from the coding sequence ATGGCTAACAAATTTGCGATCGTCACCGGCGCCTCGACGGGCATCGGCTTCGAGCTTGCCAGCATTGCCGCCGAGAATGGCTACGACCTCCTCGTCGTCGCCGATGAGCCGCTGATCGATGCGGCGGCGGCTGATTTTCGCTCGCATGGGGTCGAGGTAACCTCGATCGAAGCGGACCTTGCGACATTGGAAGGCGTCGACCGACTGCTCGCCGCGGGCGGCGGCCGGCAGGTCGACCTGCTTTGCGCCAATGCCGGGCGCGGTCTGGGCCATGGCTTCCTCGAACAGGACGTTGCCGACTGGCGCCGGGTGATCGACACCAATGTGACCGGCACGATTTACCTCCTCCAAAAAGTGCTCAAGGACATGGTTGCGCGCGATGGCGGCAAGGTCCTGATCACCGGGTCAATCGCCGGGTTCATTCCGGGAAGCTTCCAAGCCGTGTATAACGGCACGAAGGCTTTCATCGACAGCTTCGCAGACGCGATCCGCAACGAGATCAAGGAAGCCAAGGGCGTCACGGTCACGACGCTTATGCCGGGGCCCGTTGAGACCGAATTCTTCGATCGCGCCGACATGCTCGACACCAACGTCGGCGCTTCCGACAGCAAGAGCGATCCGGCTGACGTTGCCCGCGACGGCTGGGAGGCTTTGATGAAAGGCGAAGCCCACATCGTCTCTGGCTGGAAGAACAAGGTCCAGGCGACCCTTGCCCATGTTACACCCGCATCGGTACTCGCTGAACAGCATCGTCACATGGCCGAGCCCGGCTCGGCGAAAAAGTAG
- a CDS encoding ankyrin repeat domain-containing protein: protein MLSEALLHLPSNDDEPLPPLPPPERIQELLFDAARLGRIDMIPALTQAGADIAARDESGYTALILACYHDHEDAAALLLALGAPVDQPDGTRGNTALMGAAFKGLHGISHCLLEAGAEPDVVNHAGQTALMFAALFGRAAPVDQLIARGSNPHLIDAAGNSAVSVARSQANDLMVARLCSRQRPDA from the coding sequence ATGCTCAGTGAGGCGCTGCTGCATCTCCCGTCCAACGACGATGAACCACTGCCGCCGCTGCCGCCGCCCGAGCGCATTCAGGAGCTGCTGTTCGACGCAGCGCGGCTAGGGCGCATCGACATGATCCCGGCGCTGACCCAGGCCGGCGCCGACATCGCGGCTCGGGACGAAAGCGGCTACACGGCGCTGATCCTCGCCTGCTATCACGACCATGAGGACGCGGCCGCGCTGCTGCTGGCATTGGGGGCGCCCGTCGACCAGCCGGACGGAACCCGTGGCAACACCGCCTTGATGGGGGCGGCCTTCAAGGGTTTGCACGGCATCTCCCATTGTCTGCTCGAAGCCGGCGCCGAGCCGGACGTAGTCAACCATGCGGGCCAGACCGCCCTGATGTTCGCAGCTTTGTTTGGCCGTGCGGCCCCTGTCGATCAGTTGATCGCGCGGGGCTCGAATCCGCATCTTATTGATGCTGCCGGCAATAGCGCCGTTTCTGTCGCGCGTTCGCAGGCGAACGACCTGATGGTCGCGCGCCTCTGCTCGCGGCAACGCCCAGACGCTTGA
- a CDS encoding catalase, with the protein MAKKPASADNPSSAKNGVTPPDLGGADVGGESPQKASPIPADALISESYAEEQADGGETHQIAGGEVAVLTTQQGIPVADDQNSLKQGARGPTLLEDFHFREKIFHFDHERIPERVVHARGYGAHGFFELTDSLADVSRADVFQRVGEKTPAFVRFSTVAGSKGSFDLARDVRGFAVKLYTQEGNWDLVGNNIPVFFIQDAMKFPDLVHSVKPEPDRAFPQAASAHDNFWDFISLTPESFHMIMWTMSDRAIPRSFRTMEGFGVHTFRLLDASGKSTFVKFHWKPKQGLQSVVWNEAVKINGADPDFHRRDLWDAINGGDFPEWELGVQLFDDAFADSFDFDVLDATKLIPEELVPIRVVGRLVLDRVVDNFFAETEQVAFCTQNVPPGIDFSNDPLLQGRNFSYLDTQIKRLGGPNFTHIPINAPKCPVAHFQQDGHMAMRNPKGRVNYEPNSWGAAEGGPREDRELGFPSFVEDASGRKQRVRSETFADHYSQARQFFVSQTPIEQKHIGDAIVFELSKVERPDIRSRVVSHLLNIDEGLAGTVADGLALAAMPSAAQAARPTIADLPASDALSIVKNGPASFKGRKLGILLSDGADAGLFNALVKEINQVGAVYEVVAPKIGGVTLSDGTKVAAKQKIDGGPSVLFDAVAVVVSDEGAGLLAGDAAAQDFVRDAFGHCKFIGLTKEAEPIFAKGGISDLLDDACIPLAGANDAAAFVDAIAALRFWPRELKVDLDAQ; encoded by the coding sequence ATGGCCAAAAAGCCGGCGTCAGCCGACAATCCCTCGTCCGCCAAAAATGGCGTAACTCCGCCTGACCTCGGGGGCGCAGATGTCGGCGGAGAGTCGCCGCAGAAGGCTTCGCCCATCCCCGCCGACGCGCTGATCTCGGAAAGCTACGCGGAGGAGCAGGCGGATGGCGGCGAGACCCATCAGATCGCAGGCGGCGAGGTTGCGGTGCTCACCACCCAGCAGGGTATTCCGGTTGCCGATGACCAGAACAGTCTGAAGCAGGGCGCGAGGGGGCCGACGCTGCTCGAGGATTTCCATTTCCGGGAGAAGATATTCCACTTCGATCACGAGCGGATTCCCGAGCGGGTCGTTCACGCGCGCGGATACGGCGCGCACGGCTTCTTCGAGCTGACCGACAGTCTGGCCGACGTCAGCCGCGCCGATGTCTTCCAGCGGGTTGGCGAGAAGACCCCGGCTTTCGTGCGCTTCTCGACCGTCGCCGGATCGAAAGGCTCGTTTGACCTCGCCCGCGATGTGCGCGGTTTTGCCGTCAAGCTCTACACGCAGGAGGGCAATTGGGACCTCGTCGGCAACAATATTCCCGTGTTCTTCATCCAGGACGCGATGAAATTCCCGGATCTGGTCCACTCGGTGAAGCCTGAGCCCGATCGCGCTTTCCCGCAGGCGGCCTCGGCCCATGACAACTTCTGGGACTTCATCAGCCTGACGCCAGAAAGCTTCCACATGATCATGTGGACGATGTCTGACCGTGCGATCCCGCGCTCCTTCCGGACGATGGAGGGCTTCGGTGTTCATACGTTCCGTCTGCTCGACGCCTCCGGCAAATCGACTTTCGTCAAGTTCCACTGGAAACCCAAGCAAGGGTTGCAGTCGGTTGTCTGGAACGAGGCGGTCAAGATCAACGGTGCCGATCCGGACTTCCATCGCCGCGACCTGTGGGATGCGATCAATGGTGGCGATTTCCCCGAATGGGAACTCGGCGTTCAGCTGTTCGACGATGCATTTGCCGACAGTTTCGATTTTGATGTTCTCGACGCGACCAAGTTGATCCCCGAGGAACTGGTTCCCATTCGCGTTGTCGGGCGGCTGGTGCTCGACCGAGTGGTCGACAATTTCTTTGCCGAGACCGAGCAGGTTGCGTTCTGCACGCAGAACGTGCCGCCTGGCATCGACTTCTCGAACGATCCCCTGCTTCAGGGACGCAACTTTTCGTACCTCGACACGCAAATCAAGCGGCTTGGCGGCCCTAACTTTACGCACATTCCCATCAATGCCCCGAAATGCCCGGTCGCTCATTTCCAGCAGGACGGGCATATGGCCATGCGCAATCCCAAGGGACGGGTCAATTACGAGCCAAACTCATGGGGCGCGGCTGAGGGCGGTCCCCGCGAGGATCGCGAGCTCGGCTTCCCGAGCTTTGTCGAAGATGCCAGCGGGCGAAAGCAGCGCGTGCGATCCGAGACATTCGCCGATCACTACAGCCAGGCGAGGCAGTTCTTCGTCAGCCAGACGCCGATCGAGCAGAAGCACATAGGCGATGCGATCGTCTTCGAGCTGTCCAAAGTCGAGCGCCCCGACATTCGCTCGCGCGTGGTATCGCATCTGCTTAACATTGATGAAGGGCTCGCGGGCACCGTCGCCGATGGGCTTGCGCTTGCGGCGATGCCATCTGCGGCTCAAGCAGCGCGGCCGACGATCGCCGATTTGCCCGCGTCGGATGCGCTATCGATCGTCAAGAACGGACCGGCGAGCTTCAAGGGCCGCAAGCTGGGGATCCTCTTGAGCGACGGTGCCGATGCCGGCCTTTTCAACGCCCTCGTCAAGGAGATCAATCAGGTCGGCGCAGTCTATGAAGTCGTGGCTCCCAAGATCGGCGGCGTGACCCTTTCCGACGGCACCAAGGTGGCAGCCAAACAGAAGATCGATGGCGGGCCCTCGGTGCTGTTCGACGCCGTTGCCGTTGTCGTCTCCGACGAAGGTGCGGGGCTGCTCGCCGGCGACGCAGCCGCGCAGGATTTTGTGCGCGACGCCTTCGGGCACTGCAAGTTTATCGGTCTAACGAAGGAAGCAGAGCCAATCTTTGCAAAGGGCGGCATTTCAGACCTGCTCGACGACGCCTGCATTCCGCTGGCGGGAGCCAACGATGCCGCTGCCTTCGTTGATGCCATCGCCGCGCTGCGGTTCTGGCCGCGCGAGCTCAAGGTCGATCTCGATGCTCAGTGA
- the xth gene encoding exodeoxyribonuclease III, whose protein sequence is MKIATYNVNGINGRLEVLLRWLELAEPDVVCLQELKAPDERFPEAAIRDLGYDAVWHGQKSWNGVAILSRVGVIQETRRGLPGDADDSHSRYIEAAVNGVLIAGLYLPNGNPRPGPKFEYKLRWFERLHGHLSGLVGLDAPVVIAGDFNVMPTDLDVYVPERWRDDALFAPEVRQAYAKLLQQGWTDAVRDLHPGKRVYTFWKYWRQSFERDAGLRIDHILLNARAADRLVSAEVDRRPRGWEKTSDHAPVWVELADKAKRRRKG, encoded by the coding sequence GTGAAGATCGCGACCTACAATGTAAACGGCATCAATGGACGTCTGGAGGTGCTGCTGCGCTGGCTTGAACTGGCGGAACCTGACGTGGTCTGCCTGCAGGAACTCAAGGCGCCCGACGAACGCTTCCCTGAGGCGGCGATCCGCGATCTGGGTTACGATGCGGTCTGGCACGGCCAGAAGAGCTGGAACGGCGTCGCGATCCTTAGCCGGGTAGGTGTTATCCAGGAGACGCGGCGAGGACTGCCTGGTGATGCCGACGACAGCCACAGCCGTTATATCGAAGCGGCGGTGAATGGCGTCCTGATAGCGGGACTCTATCTGCCCAATGGGAATCCGCGTCCCGGGCCGAAATTCGAATACAAGTTGCGCTGGTTCGAGCGCTTGCATGGACACCTTTCCGGGCTGGTCGGGCTTGACGCGCCGGTGGTCATCGCCGGAGATTTCAACGTCATGCCGACCGATCTCGATGTCTATGTGCCAGAGCGCTGGCGCGACGACGCGCTGTTCGCGCCCGAGGTAAGGCAGGCCTATGCGAAACTGCTGCAGCAGGGCTGGACCGACGCGGTGCGGGACCTTCATCCGGGCAAGCGAGTCTACACCTTCTGGAAATACTGGCGGCAGTCGTTCGAACGCGATGCGGGCCTGCGCATCGATCATATCCTGCTTAATGCGAGAGCCGCCGACCGTCTTGTCAGCGCCGAAGTCGATCGTCGCCCGCGCGGCTGGGAGAAGACCAGCGACCACGCCCCGGTCTGGGTCGAGTTGGCCGACAAAGCGAAGCGACGCAGGAAGGGCTGA
- a CDS encoding DUF6766 family protein, which translates to MRLLRDNGLTIVLMLLFGVSIVGQLLAGWHVELTDAARHHQPGMSLPEYAHSASFVAAVFENWESEFLQMSAYVMLTAVLFQRGSAESKDPDAVPRDDNLAAKARADGAPNILRQGHVWRALYGRSLGLALAALFLVSFVFHWIASARTAAEEAIEHGEPALSVSAYLFSSQLWFESFQNWQSEFLSTAVLVVLSIFLRQKESPESKPVAAPHTQTGA; encoded by the coding sequence ATGCGCCTGCTGCGCGACAACGGGCTGACGATCGTGCTCATGCTGCTTTTCGGGGTGAGCATCGTCGGCCAGTTGCTAGCGGGTTGGCATGTAGAACTCACCGACGCGGCGCGCCATCACCAGCCCGGGATGAGCCTGCCCGAATATGCGCATAGCGCGTCGTTTGTCGCCGCTGTGTTCGAGAACTGGGAAAGCGAATTTCTCCAGATGTCGGCCTATGTGATGCTAACTGCTGTCCTGTTCCAGCGCGGCTCCGCCGAGTCCAAGGATCCTGACGCCGTCCCGCGCGACGACAATCTGGCTGCCAAGGCGCGAGCAGACGGCGCGCCCAACATCCTGCGCCAGGGCCATGTCTGGCGAGCGCTCTATGGCCGTTCGCTGGGCCTCGCGCTCGCGGCGCTGTTCCTCGTGTCGTTCGTGTTTCACTGGATCGCCAGCGCCCGCACGGCCGCAGAGGAGGCCATCGAACACGGCGAGCCGGCGCTGTCGGTGTCTGCCTATCTTTTCAGCTCCCAACTCTGGTTCGAGTCCTTCCAGAATTGGCAGAGCGAATTCCTGTCGACCGCGGTCTTGGTCGTTCTTTCAATATTTCTCAGGCAGAAAGAATCGCCCGAATCAAAGCCCGTCGCTGCGCCGCACACGCAAACTGGCGCCTGA
- a CDS encoding Crp/Fnr family transcriptional regulator, with protein MFTERFLRGRRGVRLEEAERARLEAAIMDVRFVEPRARLVRAGERLTHSTMLIEGFLCRYMDDRRGLRQLVAIHVPGDFVDLHGYPLGTLDHDIASLTAATIAAVPHEALAAIERDAPEMARKLWFATLLDAAIHRAWLFRLGRLDAVGRVAHFLSETNARLVLAGLSDGRRFALGLTQNDLAEICGLTDVHVNRVIRTMREEGLCTFRSSLVEIPDPKRLASRGQFDSSYLYIDEQASDALATLDRPS; from the coding sequence ATGTTTACCGAACGTTTTCTGCGCGGCCGTCGCGGCGTTCGGCTTGAAGAAGCCGAGCGGGCGCGGCTTGAAGCGGCGATCATGGACGTCCGGTTTGTCGAACCGCGCGCGCGCCTCGTTCGCGCGGGCGAAAGACTAACGCATAGCACCATGCTCATCGAGGGATTCCTGTGCCGCTACATGGACGATCGCCGGGGTCTGCGTCAGCTTGTCGCCATCCATGTGCCGGGCGATTTCGTCGACCTTCACGGCTATCCACTCGGAACACTCGATCACGATATCGCCTCGTTGACCGCGGCGACTATCGCAGCAGTTCCGCACGAGGCACTGGCGGCCATCGAGCGTGATGCGCCGGAGATGGCACGCAAGCTCTGGTTCGCTACGCTTCTCGACGCCGCCATACACCGGGCCTGGCTGTTTCGGCTTGGGCGGCTTGATGCGGTGGGCCGGGTCGCGCACTTCCTGAGCGAAACCAATGCGCGTCTGGTCCTCGCAGGCCTGAGCGACGGCCGCCGCTTTGCCCTGGGTCTGACGCAAAACGATCTTGCCGAGATCTGCGGCCTCACGGACGTCCATGTGAACCGCGTCATACGCACGATGCGAGAAGAGGGCCTCTGCACGTTCCGCTCCTCGCTGGTCGAAATTCCCGACCCAAAGCGGCTGGCCTCGCGCGGCCAATTCGACTCGTCCTATCTGTACATCGACGAGCAGGCTTCGGATGCGCTCGCAACATTGGATCGACCATCATGA
- a CDS encoding SRPBCC family protein, protein MTAHRDAGGARHDDAPVTTSKDTHPDRALVAESVTINRPAEELYAFWRQSANLVAVMDNIASIQPIDETRSRWTVKAPAGREVSWESVITKDVPGKEITWQSAPGADVANAGRIEFQDAGARGTVVRAVIAYDPPGGAIGQFIAKLFQREPRLQARRDLRRFKQLMETGEIATSSRTAKQFAEEKA, encoded by the coding sequence ATGACAGCCCATAGAGATGCAGGCGGCGCGCGACATGACGACGCACCTGTCACGACGTCCAAGGACACGCATCCCGATCGCGCGCTTGTCGCAGAGAGCGTAACTATCAATCGGCCGGCAGAGGAACTCTATGCGTTCTGGCGCCAGAGCGCCAATCTCGTTGCCGTGATGGACAACATCGCTTCGATCCAACCTATCGACGAGACGCGCTCACGCTGGACCGTGAAAGCCCCCGCTGGCCGGGAGGTCAGCTGGGAATCGGTCATTACCAAGGACGTTCCTGGCAAGGAAATCACCTGGCAGTCTGCTCCAGGCGCCGATGTCGCCAACGCCGGGCGCATCGAATTCCAGGACGCCGGCGCGCGCGGCACAGTAGTGCGGGCCGTGATTGCCTACGACCCGCCGGGCGGCGCAATCGGTCAGTTCATCGCCAAGCTGTTCCAGCGTGAGCCGCGCCTGCAGGCGCGCCGGGATCTCAGGCGGTTCAAGCAACTCATGGAAACCGGCGAAATCGCGACCTCGTCGCGCACCGCCAAACAGTTCGCGGAGGAGAAAGCCTGA